The Scomber japonicus isolate fScoJap1 chromosome 21, fScoJap1.pri, whole genome shotgun sequence region CATGTATTAAGAAAGAGGCTTTTATagattaaaacactgaaactcaATTTCCCAATCTTTCTCAGGCTCTGTCCACCTATGGCAGCGATTCTCAGATGACCAGCCTTCTCAATGAGATGGACGTCTTTGTTCTGCCTGTTTTCAACATCGATGGTTATGACTTCACCCACAAGAGTGTATGCTACAATTTGAAGTCAAGTTTATAGTCTAACTTTGGGAAGACTGTGCTTAATATTATTTGTTAAATGCATGTctgacatgtttattttctcCACTTGGGGACTAAAGAACAGGATGTGGAGGAAAACTCGCTCCAGGAAGTCTGGATCCAGCTGCATTGGAGCTGATCCCAACAGGAACTTCAATGCTGGCTGGTGCTGTAAGTGTAACATATAGACTGTTCTGTCTTTAAGGGACATTTGATTTAGTATTTCACTTTGGTAAAGTTGGAGGACTTGTGAGAAACAGACTGAACCAAGAACGGTGAAAATCTATACAGCAGAGGCCCAAATAGCCTGACATTTAGTACATAATTGGATCCCACTTcagatcctacatttcccataatacAACGTGGTGCCTGGTAACTGTCCATATCTTTCAAACTCCACACCTCCAGTTTGTAACACAGTCACATATTTATGGGTTATGATAACCCtaatgacatcactatgacatcagaGTTATTTCAGGGTTCTTTTCTCACAATTGTTTTCATGGTATATATTCCTCATAATAAGTAAACTGTAAGTAAACAATGCATTTGAAGAAAAATATacgtaatatatatataatatgtatcaCTGCTGTTTCCACACTTTGATTGTCATTACAGCTATGGGAGCTTCCAACAACCCCTGCAGCGACACCTTCTGTGGGTACTCTCCAGAGTCTGAGATTGAGGTGAAGAATGTTGCTGATTTTATCCGCAGGAACAAGTCCGTCATCAAGGCCTACCTCACCATCCACTCCTActcccagctgctgctgttccCCTACTCCTACACCTATGAGCTGGCTGCAGACCACAGTGAGCTGGTCAGTCACCATCACCTGCTATCAATGACATATTGCACACACAAATGAATCAGGGCAAATGATGCATTATTGCCTAGCCAGTCTCAATGAGTAGATAATTATCCATCATAGCAGTACAGTATGCATTGCTGTGGTGTGGCAACTGTATACCTCACTGTAACAATATCATTACGTTGACTGCATCAGACATAGGTCTGTTGAAGTTAAGACCAATTAAACTCTTATCAATGGTAAAAACTTCtatcaaaaacatttaaaaataactcTATCTAGTCTAGTCTAATTTGCTGAAAtggctttaaaatatattatatcttAATGGAAATCATATTCATTAGTTGAATGCTGTACTTCATTTCACAATAGAGGaacaatgtactttttaatgGGGAGCATTTCCAGTGAAATGTGCATCTCTTTTCAAACAATATTAACGAATCAAGATCTTAGAAGATATGGTAGAAGCTGATTTTACTTTCTCCTAACGTGTTTCCAAAGCTTAAGCAAGAACTCAACCTAGTCCCATTATGACTCTTATCTAAAAGCCACGCTTAGCTGCTGCAGATCATTTACTCCTTGCTCATATGCCTCATTCTCATGGCTCTTTTACCTCTCACTGGGGTGTCCGAGGGTTGTGCAGTTAACACTCACACCCCTGCTCCAGCTCTCACACTAACCGAGGCAGATCACACGTCCCTGCCTCTCTATTACTCACTTGTAATTTAAGCTCTCTTCTGACACTCTGCAGAACAAAAGAACTCCAGGGATCTGTCATAACTCATCTGTCCATTCAGAAATATAATTTCCTGTTTGTGCATTTCTCTAGGGGTTTTCATATCCTGTTGGAATTAACTGAACCTTTTTACTGTTTGCTGCAATAtcagtaaaaatgttttgttttaacaaGTGCAATGGATGGTGGAATAGGGCAGGGCTGAAAACATATATTTACTATTTGTATGATCATCCTTATTTCATCATTGTTTGGTGTAGTATTTTACCTTGCAGTTTTCAGACTTTCACTTTCAAGATATAACTTTTGAAAGAATTAATAACAGTCTTTCATTTGCAAGTCAAAAGTTGAATACATAGGCAAGCTTATGCTCACCAACCTTAGGTAttacatcaacattttttttttaattgttttagtaattttttaagcaaaacagttgctggttgcagcttcttaaatgtgaagatttaaaGCTTTCCATTGTCTGACATGATAGTaatctgaatatctttggattttggactatTGAtcagacatttgaagacatcaccaCAAAATTGCAACATTTCATGGCATTTTCTTAAatttttatagacaaaacaatgactaattgagaaaataatctgcacATCAATctataatgtaaatatttgtcACTTGCAGTCATAATACTAACATTACTAAGACAGTTCAATGATATTATGATTCCTCTATACTTGCTATACTTATGCTGCTGTTAAACAAGCTTTAGTATCTACCaatatctttattgtcatttgtgGCTACATTTGTGGTAGCTAATTTAATATGTGGATTATagaaaatgaaattaatttatGAATGTTGTCTGAAAACACAGGCGCAGATAATATCCAAGTAATCAGTTATGTGAATGTACCTGTATATGTTGTGCCTGTCAAAAACATACTGATTGGTCCTTTAACACATGTTTCTTCTCTGTATTGTAGATGAAGGTTGCTGTGGGAGCTTCCAATGCTCTGCGTAGTCTGTATGGAACCAAGTACACCAGTGGACCCGGTGCTACTACCATCTGTAAGTACAGCACATATTGCAGCTGCATTCCTTCCTTTGGAGAAGCCTGATAGTCTATTTCACTCTTCTAATATTTTGCATTATGATTTTTCCTCACAATGCACAAACCTCTATTGAAAGATGTGACCTTTATAGACTACAAAAGGAGATGAGTTTCAGAGGCGGCTGCTATTTCTGGCAAACAAAGGATTTTGTTTTGGCCCTGAACCCAGTATTTGTCTGAAAATGCACCCAGAGTGTCCCAGGTCATCAGCATATCTCACTCAGAATAATCCCCCTCTCCTTATCTGCCCCCAGACCCTGCTGCTGGAGGCTCTGATGACTGGGCCTACGACCTGGGAGTGAAATATTCCTACACCTTCGAGTTGCGTGACACTGGTCGTTATGGCTTCCTGCTGCCCGAGTCTCAGATCAAGCCCACATGCGAGGAGACCATGCTGGCCGTCAAGTACATTGCCGCCTACGTGCAGAAGAACCTCTATTAAAGAGTGGAACTGCCAGGACCCCTGCCAACTGAGCTCCTCTGTACCAGCCCCCAGCCCCACCAACCTCTCAGCCATCTTCAGCCTGTATCCATGGATACGGGCACCACCCGCCATGTTTCCACGCTGTGCTTGACAGAATGTCAAGATGAGTgcaaacaataaaatcaatgaTCCATCCCCACATGCTGAAtcaatgttttatgtgtatatgATAGTATACCTTTATCATTTGTATGGAAAACATATACAACAAAAGAATGATGtattgtgaataaaataatgcaGACTTTAACTTTACAGCTCATTGCCAATAGGCCAGAAAACTTGTCTACTGCATTTCATGCAAATCATAAGAATTTATTgccaagaaagaaagaaaaatgctaCTGAATCACACAAACCATCCAGTGAATTCACTTGAAACTACTGACTGCTTCCAAtcataaaaagtacaaaagacaaaaggatCCACTAATTTACTGTATCTGCCCCTTTGAACCCCAGTGATCCCTCTTACTCAGCTGGCACTGCTCCAACAGTGAAGGCTGGGCGGGTGGGACTTTCAGTCTTTAAGGATTTTAGTCCAGCAGCACACTACGTGACAGCCACAGCATACTCCTTGGCAGTGTCACTACTCCGTCAGGCATCTGCCTGAGGGTAGAAAATAATGCAGCCAAAGAAGCAGCAGGGAATTTCACCAGACTGGCAAACATCTCTAAATCAGTGAAGTAAATGTCAGCGATTGCTTTTATAACAttatgacaaaataaatgtggTGTTTGAAAGTTAATGTTTTCATCTCATctaactttttaattttttgtacTAATGTTAAGTCAGAGCTTTTcagttttcatattttctaaAAGATATTATCATAGTCAAATAACTATGAAATATTTACCTATCCTTAAGGTGATGTGAAATTTAGTCACATCAAGTGGATACCTTTAAAAATAAGTCTTTTTAGAGCCAAATTCCCTATGTTATATGCTTtgactgcagctcaacagggaaacactgtccagGGTTACttagaaataaattattttggAACATCCACCTAGTTTAACTAACTGTTGAAGTACATTTTTGAACAGAATGACGATTTTGTTCCCCATCACGTATGCACATTTGAAAGGGATCTTTTCATGACCATTATTAGCAGGAGTAATGATCACAGTgaacatgtttcagtgtttgtctGGGAACCTGACCATCCTTTTTAAGCatacttgaaaaactgtgaacctacATACTGTGTGAATCTTTATCGTTGATTTATTGAGAGAAAGCCtcacaaaatgaacaaattgtGTTGTGTAGGCTAATACAGTCAAAGAGGACCAGTGATTTCAGCTGCGTGCCCTTTCCATTGTCTTGCTGTGCAGCCTTTATTCCACAAGATGGCAACAAAACGCCAAATGCACACCAAGGAACATCTTGTTCCTATCTTCATCCTTGTTCATCTCTACATTGTCACCATAAGTAAAAATGACACCGGTCAGTCGAGGTTCATGACAGTTGTTTGAAAGGTCATGCCTGTTAGGGACATGCAAAATCATTTCGGACTCCAGATAAGTTTTGGATGTGTTTCCTTGAGATTAGTTACAAAAAAGCGACCACcgaaaacaaagaataaatcTAAAGAAACATGAACTTTACCTCCACATTTACACTGAATCCTTGAAATGGACTTGAATGTAGCTGAACTCTCTGAAccactgggtgtgtgtgtgtatgtgtgtgtgtgtgtgtgtggggaggctCATGTAGGGAGCAGGTGGGTGCTTGAAGACCGTCACATGACGCTGCGCCTCGCTACTGTCATACTGGTATAAATCCACCTCTGTATATTTAGTCAGTCCTTTTCTCCACGCAAAGCAGCCGTGTCTTCGAGTCCAGGCTACAAAGTAGCTTCGACTTCTGTTCTTCAGTCATGGCTGGTATGTaaccttttaacattttaagtaACCCGATTCTGCGCAGCCGCTATCACTGAGACGCTACATACATGCTAGAAACGTGTTTTGTAAAGTTTTAAATGTTGACTTTAGGAAAAAATGACTGAAGCAGAAAGTTAGAACTAATGTGGCATTAAATGTCATTGCGTCATGATGTTTGTCGGTGACAGCCTTCCTTGAATCTCGGACTGTTTCTGACGTTGGTTTTGTAATGATTGATTGGCCGAAGCCTTTCGTGAGCAGAGACTTTTTCCAAGGCATATAATGTGTCAGAAATATGATTACCATATATGACAGATATAACACAATGTCCTTTTCATTTGACCACCAGTGGTCCACTGCTACAGCACGTGTCATTGAGAGGAAAACAAGGGGGGAAACATATAAATGCTGCAGAAGGGGATTCAAAACTTAGTTTTAAACAGTTTTCACAGTCACAGTGTGACAAATTCTAACAGCAAGGTTCATCATTTTACAGAGATCATTTTGAACCTCTTTTAGTGGCTTACCCTGGTCCCAGGACCTTAGTTTGGGCACCACTGTAAATGTATATTATCTTCCGTAAAATACCTGCACTTGTGGTAAAAATCTTACTGCAACTCCAACCCAGTGGAAAAGGTGCCTGTATTCTGAATTCGCCGATCATGAGCTGTGGTTGGACTAATTCCTTTCTTTATTAAGCTTTTTTATCATGTGTTTCTTGTTAACTTCATGTATAAATACTACAGCCCTGGTGTACCAATTGAAAAGGGGGCGTGAGGGGAAGGAGGTGTGGCACTAGCTGTGGGCAGGCCAGGCACTGACACAGAACAGCTTTTCCTGGCTACAGTGGCTGGCCCTAAATTAGAGAAATTTAAAGCTTGTTAACATTTTATACATTCTGCTGTTGTGCTGTCTTTGCTCATTATCAGTAGCACTGCAACAAGGGGGTACAGTATACGATCCAGTAGGGATTCATGTTGGCCTTCATGCCACAGTCACACAACCTTCCCAGCTGCCAAGGCTGATTTCGTCATCTCATTTTATATGTCCACTCACAGGCAAGTCATTGTTCGGAGACATGACTTGGCAGGTAGCTGACAGATTTTCCTCCCTGCTGTTAGAGGTGGTGGCAATAAAATTCACTCTAACGAGACATTTTAATCGGGTACTGGGTATTTAATGGGGTATTTTTCTTAAAACAAGTGTGAAATGTGCCACAGAGGCCAGAGCCTATCACTTGTGAAAATTCAGCTCACAGTGAAGTATTGGAAGTATTCAGTCTTAATTTTTTCGTGCAGAAAACCTAGTTGACAAAGATGTGACAGATTGTGAAGCATTTGCAGCACAGATAGAGTGGAGTTTAATGTCAGTAAGAAATGATCAAGCATCTAAAACAACAATGGTAAAATTCATGCTTCAGTGTCAAAGCAGTCAAATAACAAAGGCTTCTTTCAGACTCAGAAAATCAAATTTCTTGGTTGGAGCTCACTGTTTGGCACTCGCTGTGCTACTGGTGCTGTTCCACTTACTGTACATGTTGTACTTATGTCCTGAAATGCAGCAAGTTCAAAGGATGTTGCcaaagtttttatttctgtgaagGGAAGAAGATCAATAAGTGTATAGCAGCCAAAGTTAGACAATCTTTGAACACGACATACATGTCTAATTTGAGATAAATTTACCACATTGAAGGATTTATCAATTTATGGTCAAATGTTTGACTTTCCAGCACCATGGTTAAGAGTTTTAGCAAGATGGACAGTAAACAcaccagatttgtttttttttagaggtaCATACAGTCACATTACATCATCAAAAAAGCAACTGTTGTAATACGTTTAATAGTGTAAGAAGGTCCACTCTAACCCTGAATGTGTTTCTTTCCTCTACAGACCAGGCTTTTGTGACGTTGGCTACCAATGACAACTATGCTAAAGGAGCCATGGTTTTGGGCAAGTCCCTGCGCAACCACAACACATCCAAGAAGCTGGTTGCCCTCATCGGCCCGCAAGTGTCAGAGCCTTGCCAGTAAGAAACCTTATCTCCAACCAGTGGCACAACATTTCACAATCGCGCCCTGTAGCATTATGGTTGCATCGTGGTTTCCACCTTGATGGGTAATGGTGAATCACTGCATAGTTTTATGATCCATTAGGTCTGTGCTGAAGAGGATCTTTGATGAGGTGAGAGTGGTGGACGTGTTGGACAGTGGCGACACGGCACACCTGGCTATGATGAAGAGGCCCGACCTTGGTGTCACCTACACCAAACTCCACTGCTGGACCCTCACACATTACTCCAAGTGTGTTTTCATGGACGCAGACACACTGGTGAGACTTTACGAAAAGTTCAAGATATTTCTTGTTGTGCTCCAACCAAAGTTGTgtaaacatgtttgtatttatttgcgTCTGCATCCTAGGTGCTTTCAAATATAGATGAGCTGTTTGACAGAGAAGAGTTGTCAGCTGCTCCCGACCCTGGCTGGCCCGACTGCTTCAActctggtgtgtttgtttttcgtCCCTCTGTGGAGACTTATGGCAAACTGCTTCAGTACTGTACAGAACACGGCAGCTTTGACGGTAAGCCAAGAGGGACATGCGTACCTTTTTCATATTAACTACTCTGTTTGATGCTGAGACAGTCAGCCAAAAGAAATGAATCACTCAAGTAATTTATGATGCTAAATGCTCACCATTCTCTAtttccagcttttcaaatgtgagatTCACAGCTTTTCCACAGAAtacacttttaacatttcaaTGCTAAATgcagggaagaggaaggattTAAAAGGTCTAGAGCTGCAAGTATTTCTGGTTAACCACTTGTTAAGTTTTGATGTCAGCAGTCTTTTTCAGTCAGTACTCAAACATTTAGGGTTTGACCTTCCTTGAGTAACATTGAGTTCTTGGTAACATGATGTTAAACCAGGCTTGTTTATCTTTTCCTGTAAGTAAGGCCTTTATCGAGCCCGGTGCCTGGAGACAAGGCTCTCCTGTCACAGACCATCTAGCTCTGCTGAGTTATTCTCAGGGGCTTGCTGGGGTGGGGTGGAGGTTAAATTTGAGAGGCCCTGTTATGCACAGAGCACCAGTTGACATTCAAAAACTCCCTTCGGTGAGGCGTACTGTAACTGAATTGTGGTTGTCATTTTGGCTCCATATCAGGTTTACTGAACAGCTCTTCTCAAATCATCAGCTGAAAAGATCACTGGTCAAGACCTATGGGGTTCTGTGGTTCTCATATACTGCAGATTTTACCACCTTTGCTTTCCAGAAAAAGTTACAGCTGGCTGAGTCATCACTCAACACTTGATTCACCTATTGCCATTTCTTAAAGAAACATTCTAAAAGTATcctgtaaatattttatcatgACAGAAAGAGTCATTCATAGTCTGCtttatgtccttttttaaaCACTTGTTTAAGGATACAACTAGGTCACCTGAGTTGAGCTTCACATACATTTTGATATGCACTTACTAGCAAATGTAACCTGAACCTGGGACTTGAAAACTTTTTACACAAACaattatgtaatataatattatataatatgttGATGTATCACACATATATTAATAGGTTACCACTTGTTCTCCTCTCTGACAGTGTCCTACTCCTGTCAACCTTGATTTTAACTGCAGTTAAATAAGGCAAACAAATCACAAAAAGTATTTTCTAATTTGAGATTATAAACATGTGAGGTTATGTTTTTGAAATGGAAATCAATGAACACTTaacataaagaaatatttttgaaaAGTAGTCAAGATAGGTACAGAAAGTGACATTTTAGGGttgaaaaataaacttgttAGTTCTCTTTGGTGGAAGTGTGCAATTCAGACACAGTTTGTTTGTCTCCAAAATGACCTCAAACATATCTTGACTTAAATTGTATTTCTTTACTGCAATTTCTAGTTACTCATCCGCCAGCATAAATTATGACATATCTGtattttgacaaaataatcataatttaaGATCCTAACTTTTTGCCGTCCTATCAACTGCATCTCATGGTCTTGACCAGATCTGATCTGTTATCACAGGATGACAAATGAGCCAACTCCATTCACAGATGAAGCTGTTTATAGATTCTCCAAAAGCtgattttataaaataattattccCAAGATCAGgaataaatattcacattcatgTCTATGTTATGCTAAAATCAGTGACGAAAATTATACCATTCAACCTCCAATTAAAATCCTAGTTTTCTCTGGGTGGTGTGACCTCAAAGAATGACAGTAAACAAAGCAAACAGTTGTGgaataaacaaaacaggaagtatGTTACAGTAGGGCTTTGGCTTGTCCTTGTTAGTGGATATTAACTGATACTTTGAAAGAAACTTCGCCAGACAGAATTCAATGGAAAAACCAATTAGTGTGCTTAATAGTGGCCAATGCTTTCAAATGCCGACTCATTCTAGCAGCCATAAGTGGTTGTTGGCAGAAATCTTGCCTGTCTGCCATCACAATTACAACCACAGACAAAAGACGGTATTGTCTTAATTTTTGCAGGAAAGGATTCTCATTGTAAGTTCAAATAATTGGTcatatgatttatatttttacacttaatatttaaatgtaatgccTGAGTCTGTCTGCCTGACGGCATGCTAATGGGTAAAGCTGTCTTATTTATAGCCATGGAGGGTCTTTTCATGTTCACTGGGGTATGAGTTGAAGTTGCTTTGACCTTTAGCATTTCTGTTCCACTCTAGTATGGAGAATACATCATGTACACATGCAGCCCTTTGCCTCTCTGCACATGAtggatcatatttaaaaaaaataaataaataaataaaaaaatctaggAAAAGACAACAAGTGGTGGTGGAACCCAGAAGGCTGTATTTCTGCATCTGTGGTTCCAGTACCATTTGCTGCCAAGACAAACTGGCAGAGTTAGATGCACATTCTTGCTGAGCTCTGTTCATCCCTTCAAAATGAAGATACCCGGCCCCATATTAAGTTTTGAAATCCCCAGTGGAGGTTGTGAGTTCAGACAAACAGCAGctatgtgtgttattttaaacTGTACAGTCTGTGGTTTGTGGCTGACAGTTCTGTTCTACATGTTAAAGTTAAATACCAACAATGTCTCATTTTGTGTCAGTCCAGTGACTTAATAAATGGTTAGTAGGTGAGGCAATTCCACATGAATAGTCAATGAGCTTGTGTCAGAACTTAGTGTTCTGGTGGTTTTGAATCAGGTGGTCAGTTGCAAAGTTTATGATGTTACAGAGATGACATGGCTCAATTCAGATCTAGTGAAACACTTATAGTGTAACTGTCGACCTAGTTCACATCAAATGTTTCCCTGCACCCCAAACTGTCTGCTAAGTTCTGTGTTTATGTAAGCCACCGCCATGACAAGGGCTGCCCCAGTTCTAAATTAGCCAAACTGAGCAAGGATGAGTGGCTGTCCAGCCCTCCAGTTGGGCCTCGGGATCCTGAACTCATGTGCAAGTTTAAAAACGAATGCTAACCCAGAGGCCAATGCTATTTCAAGTAACCAGCTCAGAGAAAAGATTTTAAATACTTGTCTAGCTGTATTATTTAAAGTTGAGTAGTCTAATAGGACTCTGCTTAGTCATTACCAGAGTGTCAGTGCCAATACCCAGATAATGTAATCTTTTGATACCTTACtttgaaaata contains the following coding sequences:
- the cpb1 gene encoding carboxypeptidase B, which codes for MKVLLLFGLVAFALADSTRFEGEKVFRLKPVLDEHVTLIRDLAKSIEVDFWKPETAELVTIDIDVDIRVPALYLDMVNTILQQSDIEHEVLIEDLQAAVDGQSDSGPTPRAHSYTNYNSWDKVYSWINSIATSNSLISKQVIGNTYEGRPMTVLKLGKRSDSTKPAIFLDCGIHAREWISPAFCQWFVKEALSTYGSDSQMTSLLNEMDVFVLPVFNIDGYDFTHKSNRMWRKTRSRKSGSSCIGADPNRNFNAGWCSMGASNNPCSDTFCGYSPESEIEVKNVADFIRRNKSVIKAYLTIHSYSQLLLFPYSYTYELAADHSELMKVAVGASNALRSLYGTKYTSGPGATTIYPAAGGSDDWAYDLGVKYSYTFELRDTGRYGFLLPESQIKPTCEETMLAVKYIAAYVQKNLY